From the genome of Nicotiana sylvestris chromosome 2, ASM39365v2, whole genome shotgun sequence, one region includes:
- the LOC138884101 gene encoding uncharacterized protein, whose amino-acid sequence MAPGYLAWYRRELEHKRPTKRPHIRNFAESSQKQWDSLEKERGYRAEIGKLKQQVEGLKYEHNVQVATDLGEKNRLTQENEMLKAQIKQMKIDVDNQPMNRSDERLIKALKTEIGERRNESENTIAGLEAHWARRTEKRNRHLRQLEKDHERTIANLKEKLDRAFEQIRTLGVENKHCRKLLAQMEVEIQQWQNRCIQDSRVMTARNDQIEHLLKEKRQTRDKIRTIAHAIIRRCLRCENMTNITVLSAVMVYVKQTMHELEQLERDLTPRTAARPNNAPRAPVFETLMRS is encoded by the coding sequence atggcaccaggttaccttgcatggtacagaagagaacttgaacacAAAAGGCCGACTAAAAGACCTCACATCCGAAACTTCGCCGAGTCGTCTCAAAAGCAGTGGGATTCGTTggaaaaagaaagaggctatcgtgCCGAAATCGGCAAATTGAAGCAACAGGttgaaggtctgaaatatgagcacaacgtgcaagttgctaccgatctaggagaaaagaacaggttgactcaggaaaacgagatgctcaaggcccagatcaaacagatgaaGATAGATGTTGATAACCAGCCAATGAACCggtcggatgaacgattgataaaagcTTTAAAGACGGAAATTGGGGAGCGCCGGAATGAGTCAGAAAATACCATAGCAGGGCTCGAAGCACACTgggcaagaaggacagaaaaACGTAACCGACACTTGCGACAATTGGAAAAGGATCACGAGCGAACCATTGCCAATCTAAAGGAAAAGTTGGACAGAGCGTTTGAACAAATCCGAACCCTGGGAGTCGAAAACAAACATTGCCGCAAGCTTTTAGCCCAGATGGAAGTGgaaattcagcagtggcaaaATCGATGTATCCAGGATTCTCGGGTTATgacagcccgtaatgatcaaatagagcacttactcaaagaaaagaggcaaaccagggataagatcaggaccattgcccacgccatcatcagacggtgtctacgatgtgaaaacatgaccaacaTTACCGTTCTTTCGGCAgtgatggtttatgtcaagcagaccatgcatgagctagaacaacttgaaagggatctcacacctaggaccgcggcgaggccgaacaatgccccgcgggcaccagtTTTCGAAACCTTAATGcgttcatag